One Branchiostoma lanceolatum isolate klBraLanc5 chromosome 18, klBraLanc5.hap2, whole genome shotgun sequence DNA window includes the following coding sequences:
- the LOC136424841 gene encoding alpha-2A adrenergic receptor-like → MWPNGSLNVSVADDVISLADDVISDAGDMSSEYTTGQMITIGVIVSMVMAFIIVGNVFVIVLFVFGKRIKKPRNTFIVSLAVSDVMVGATIMPFSLSNELLGYWAFGKVLCDLWLAFDVIACTASIYNLCAIALDRYWSVTDASYVQYKSRGRVKIMIAAVWISALAVGLPPLVGWAEEQDWEHTDKPFCELRSLPEYVFFSVALSFWVPLLLMVAVYCVVLRETKKRFAARLQRRKVSEEVTKRYGLRGAQLTALPDTRVPNNASKATSVDLAKGSMHKCSIMTPSTQKLTPKQNRIVLVQCPNVRDAPCMNEFSDFHLDILYEAEEMEREPKAPSSTSDNDGNNTLKVAAHDSKGNGLTNKKKMSDCENKILNTPRISGGICHDGKNSLSTEDTQEGGPCVKVGCFPLPAIASPPSLKEETRLNLVIGLVIGAFAMCWLPFFVVYPLSVVTKSLVPAVLFKFCFWLGYCNSCLNPVIYTSFNQDFHEACSEVYRKFRPRTPKGRRF, encoded by the coding sequence ATGTGGCCAAATGGTTCATTAAACGTTTCTGTCGCCGATGACGTCATATCCCTCGCAGATGACGTCATATCCGACGCCGGAGACATGTCCAGCGAATACACGACAGGTCAAATGATCACCATCGGCGTCATCGTTTCCATGGTGATGGCCTTCATCATCGTCGGCAACGTATTCGTCATCGTGCTATTCGTTTTCGGCAAACGAATAAAAAAGCCGAGAAACACCTTCATCGTGTCCCTGGCGGTTAGTGACGTCATGGTTGGCGCTACCATCATGCCCTTCTCACTGTCCAATGAGCTGCTCGGTTACTGGGCGTTCGGAAAGGTCCTGTGTGATCTGTGGCTCGCCTTTGACGTGATCGCGTGCACGGCGTCGATCTACAACCTGTGTGCGATCGCGCTGGATCGCTACTGGTCGGTGACGGACGCCAGCTACGTGCAGTACAAGAGCCGGGGCCGGGTGAAGATCATGATTGCTGCGGTGTGGATCAGCGCCCTGGCCGTGGGACTGCCGCCCCTAGTGGGGTGGGCAGAAGAGCAGGACTGGGAACACACGGACAAGCCGTTCTGTGAACTGAGATCTCTGCCTGAATACGTCTTCTTCTCCGTCGCGCTGTCGTTCTGGGTCCCGCTACTGCTCATGGTGGCGGTCTACTGCGTCGTGCTCCGAGAGACCAAAAAGCGGTTCGCGGCCAGGCTTCAGCGCAGGAAGGTGTCCGAAGAAGTTACCAAAAGGTACGGACTAAGAGGCGCCCAGCTCACGGCCCTACCGGATACTCGAGTCCCCAACAATGCAAGCAAGGCAACGTCCGTGGACTTAGCCAAAGGAAGCATGCATAAATGTAGCATAATGACACCCAGTACACAAAAACTGACACCAAAACAGAATCGTATTGTACTAGTCCAGTGTCCAAATGTGCGAGATGCTCCATGTATGAATGAGTTTTCAGATTTTCACCTCGACATTTTGTACGAGGCAGAAGAAATGGAACGGGAGCCAAAAGCCCCAAGTTCCACCTCTGACAATGATGGAAATAACACACTTAAAGTTGCGGCTCACGATTCAAAAGGCAACGgcctaacaaacaaaaaaaagatgagcgATTGCGAAAATAAAATTCTCAATACGCCCCGAATATCCGGCGGCATTTGTCACGATGGAAAAAATAGCCTATCAACGGAAGATACCCAAGAAGGAGGCCCATGTGTAAAAGTTGGGTGTTTTCCGCTGCCTGCAATAGCCAGTCCTCCTAGTTTGAAGGAGGAGACTCGTTTGAATTTGGTGATCGGCTTGGTAATTGGTGCATTTGCTATGTGCTGGTTGCCGTTCTTCGTTGTGTACCCTCTCTCTGTAGTGACCAAATCCCTCGTTCCGGCCGTACTGTTCAAATTCTGCTTCTGGTTAGGTTACTGCAACAGCTGTCTCAACCCAGTCATATACACATCCTTCAATCAAGACTTCCACGAAGCTTGTTCTGAAGTCTACCGGAAATTCCGTCCGAGAACCCCCAAGGGGAGAAGATTCTGA
- the LOC136424344 gene encoding placenta-specific gene 8 protein-like — MASVHPVADPTQGQKEPQVMMGQHPPGSGQYPPGQAFPAMPMQPQVITQQPHPGGYVDTVSPQKRDWSSGLCACCKDPASCLCSFCFPSFYTCYTLPRMNENCCLGFFGSTALALMRAKMRAEHGIQGDLCNDACISMFCCPCVLAQLSREIDYVNGQPAMVRQ; from the exons ATGGCGTCTGTGCATCCAGTGGCTGATCCAACGCAGGGACAGAAAGAGCCGCAAGTTATGATGGGCCAGCACCCCCCTGGATCTGGCCAGTACCCCCCTGGACAGGCATTTCCGGCTATGCCTATGCAACCACAG GTCATCACCCAGCAGCCACATCCTGGCGGCTACGTGGACACAGTGAGCCCACAGAAACGGGACTGGAGCAGTGGTCTGTGCGCATGCTGCAAGGACCCCGCCTCCT GTCTCTGTTCCTTCTGTTTCCCTTCTTTCTACACCTGCTACACCCTTCCTCGCATGAACGAGAATTGCTGTCTCGGTTTCTTCGGATCCACCGCTCTTGCTCTCATGAGAGCCAAGATGCGGGCAGAACATGGAATACAG GGTGATCTGTGCAACGACGCCTGTATCTCAATGTTTTGCTGTCCCTGTGTTCTCGCGCAGCTGTCTCGCGAGATCGATTACGTCAACGGGCAGCCCGCCATGGTTCGCCAGTAG
- the LOC136424385 gene encoding uncharacterized protein, translating into MSEDSPVITHQPLPHPVEVNVQYGLADPNDNVESPHPDGDGFQHSKPFPINGSDHQLPPEYNMQQPPPPAYVQPAPIPQGGVVYAPVPQQPPAPIQQTTTVVTQQPGVAIGGNQRARDWRYGLCCGCCCPAPNMPCWCSCLCYPFYMCYLVQAMNETPWIITLFCEGPFWFPLTSTLMRVKLRAEQNIHGSFCHDCFCSTVCPCMTLTQFARELRDMRSIQRKFAGMPMQQMGGGGGVTMVTTGHG; encoded by the exons ATGTCTGAAGATAGCCCAGTCATTACCCATCAGCCATTGCCACATCCGGTCGAGGTCAATGTGCAATACGGATTGGCTGACCCCAACGACAATGTAGAATCCCCACATCCTGACGGAGACGGATTCCAACATTCCAAACCGTTTCCGATAAACGGTTCCGATCATCAACTCCCACCCGAATACAACATGCAGCAGCCTCCTCCCCCTGCCTACGTCCAACCTGCTCCGATTCCGCAAGGGGGCGTTGTTTATGCACCTGTACCGCAGCAGCCACCGGCCCCGATTCAGCAAACTACCACCGTGGTGACGCAGCAGCCCGGCGTGGCGATTGGTGGAAATCAGAGAGCACGTGACTGGAGGTACGGCCTATGCTGCGGCTGCTGCTGCCCTGCTCCAAACATGCCAT gctGGTGTTCGTGCCTCTGCTACCCGTTCTACATGTGTTACCTGGTGCAAGCCATGAACGAGACTCCCTGGATCATCACCTTATTTTGCGAAGGCCCGTTTTGGTTCCCTCTCACTTCCACCTTAATGCGAGTCAAGCTGCGGGCAGAACAAAACATACAC GGCTCTTTCTGCCATGATTGCTTCTGTTCGACCGTCTGCCCCTGTATGACCTTGACTCAGTTCGCGCGGGAGTTGAGGGACATGCGGTCGATCCAGAGGAAGTTTGCCGGCATGCCTATGCAGCAGATGGGAGGGGGCGGCGgcgtcaccatggtaaccaccGGCCATGGGTGA